A genomic stretch from Shewanella woodyi ATCC 51908 includes:
- a CDS encoding DUF2489 domain-containing protein translates to MTTVLLILGFIIVASLACYATILILKLRKQTADRLAKQAELDAAHKAKLEEHLDSIRYIATAMLEDRCELSEGVMRIANLFNIISLSEQVANDYPAIFKHFAVIESHPIMAERKQLEKRARMKLDYARMRSEAELETEILQEAKQLTTFTPTPLH, encoded by the coding sequence ATGACAACAGTACTGCTTATACTCGGTTTTATCATCGTAGCTTCTCTAGCCTGCTACGCCACCATATTAATACTCAAACTACGTAAGCAGACTGCCGATAGACTAGCAAAACAGGCTGAGCTAGATGCCGCCCATAAAGCTAAACTCGAAGAGCACTTAGATAGTATCCGTTATATCGCCACCGCGATGTTGGAGGATAGGTGTGAGCTATCTGAAGGTGTGATGAGAATTGCCAACTTATTCAATATTATCTCGCTATCTGAGCAGGTGGCCAACGATTACCCAGCTATCTTTAAACACTTTGCCGTGATTGAGTCTCACCCCATTATGGCCGAGCGTAAGCAGCTTGAGAAAAGAGCCCGCATGAAGCTCGACTATGCTCGTATGCGCTCAGAAGCCGAATTAGAGACAGAAATTTTGCAAGAAGCTAAGCAGCTCACCACGTTTACCCCTACTCCTTTGCATTAA
- the hemN gene encoding oxygen-independent coproporphyrinogen III oxidase has translation MKQPTQISWDQSMIEKYNYSGPRYTSYPTALEFDDSFTEEKLLTSIANSKSDKLSLYLHIPFCAKLCYYCGCNKVITRHQHKADQYIEYLAAEIVKRAPLFKNYLVTQIHWGGGTPTFLSPDQILKLSSLIKEHFNVADKGEYSIEVDPREIELSMLDTLKEAGFNRISIGVQDFNKKVQIAVNREQDEQFIFDLMARAKELGFVSTNIDLIYGLPHQTPETFAETMQRVLDLDPDRLSVFNYAHLPARFAAQRKIKDEDLASPQQKLDMLHQTIETLTGAGYQYIGMDHFAKPDDELSILQNEGRLHRNFQGYTTQEECDLLGLGVSSISQIGDCYAQNQKDIRPYYESVDKLGHALWKGCSLNRDDEIRRVVIKQLICHFDLDMAQIDEKLGINFEEYFSEDLKLLQTFIDDKLVDITDRKITISPTGRLLIRNICICFDVYYREKARQQQFSRVI, from the coding sequence TTGAAGCAGCCCACCCAAATTAGTTGGGATCAGTCAATGATCGAAAAATACAATTACAGCGGTCCCCGTTATACGTCATACCCTACGGCATTGGAATTTGATGACTCTTTTACTGAAGAGAAGCTACTCACTTCCATTGCAAACAGCAAAAGCGATAAGTTATCTCTTTATCTGCATATCCCTTTCTGCGCTAAGCTTTGCTACTACTGCGGCTGTAATAAGGTGATCACTCGTCACCAACATAAAGCCGATCAATATATCGAATACCTAGCTGCTGAAATCGTTAAACGTGCTCCGCTGTTTAAGAACTACCTTGTAACTCAAATTCACTGGGGTGGCGGTACACCGACCTTTTTAAGCCCAGATCAGATCCTAAAGCTCTCTTCACTTATCAAAGAGCACTTCAATGTCGCTGATAAAGGCGAATACTCTATCGAAGTGGATCCACGTGAGATTGAGCTCTCTATGCTTGATACGCTTAAAGAAGCGGGCTTTAACCGCATCTCTATCGGTGTACAAGACTTCAATAAAAAGGTTCAAATCGCGGTAAACCGTGAGCAAGATGAGCAGTTCATCTTTGACCTGATGGCCAGAGCAAAAGAGCTAGGCTTTGTTTCAACAAACATTGACCTTATCTATGGCCTGCCACACCAGACACCTGAGACTTTCGCAGAGACAATGCAGCGCGTGCTAGATCTCGACCCAGATCGTTTATCTGTCTTTAACTACGCACATCTGCCTGCCCGTTTTGCAGCTCAGCGTAAGATTAAAGATGAAGATCTAGCATCACCTCAGCAGAAGCTAGATATGCTCCACCAGACTATCGAAACCTTAACGGGTGCAGGGTACCAATACATAGGTATGGATCACTTTGCTAAGCCAGATGATGAACTGTCGATTCTGCAAAATGAAGGTCGTCTGCACAGAAACTTCCAAGGTTATACCACTCAAGAGGAGTGCGACCTATTGGGACTGGGTGTATCATCAATCAGCCAGATCGGTGACTGTTACGCTCAAAACCAAAAAGACATTCGCCCTTACTATGAGTCAGTAGATAAGTTAGGTCATGCATTGTGGAAAGGCTGTAGCTTAAACCGTGACGATGAGATCCGTCGTGTGGTGATTAAGCAGCTTATCTGTCATTTTGACCTTGATATGGCTCAAATCGATGAGAAACTAGGTATTAACTTTGAAGAGTACTTCAGTGAAGACCTTAAACTACTGCAAACCTTTATCGATGATAAGCTAGTCGACATCACAGACAGAAAGATCACCATCAGCCCTACTGGCCGTTTGTTGATCCGTAATATCTGTATCTGTTTTGATGTTTACTACCGTGAAAAGGCAAGACAGCAGCAATTCTCTCGCGTTATTTAA
- a CDS encoding class I SAM-dependent methyltransferase, with amino-acid sequence MHRCPLCHNTDTSLFHRNKKRDMYTCSHCQLIFSDATSHLPPQVEKNRYLESNRKKQAALTQFLISLIAQCEQGSSAPLSGLNFGRVLDSSSLSSTGLHQHHIEQYDPFFAPDHHLLKQHYDYICCYKVFEHFRFPFKEWSLLGTMLKPGGWLAISTKLLTDIHSFDKWHHKNNLTHVSFYQRSTFEYLAEQAGFKLLFAANDLILVQKPSGSDITRGQS; translated from the coding sequence ATGCACAGATGTCCCCTTTGCCACAACACTGATACCTCTCTATTTCACCGCAACAAAAAACGCGACATGTATACATGCAGCCACTGCCAGTTAATTTTTTCCGATGCGACCTCTCACCTTCCCCCTCAAGTTGAGAAGAATAGATATCTTGAAAGCAACAGAAAGAAGCAGGCTGCACTGACTCAATTTCTAATCAGTTTAATTGCGCAATGTGAACAAGGTTCATCAGCACCACTATCCGGCCTTAACTTTGGCCGAGTGTTAGACTCAAGCTCACTTTCAAGTACGGGACTACATCAGCACCATATTGAACAATATGATCCCTTCTTTGCACCCGATCACCACCTATTAAAGCAGCATTATGACTATATTTGCTGCTACAAAGTATTTGAACATTTCCGCTTTCCTTTTAAAGAGTGGTCTCTGCTAGGCACCATGCTCAAACCTGGAGGCTGGCTCGCCATTAGCACCAAATTACTCACAGATATCCACTCTTTCGATAAATGGCACCACAAGAACAACCTGACCCATGTCAGCTTTTATCAACGCTCAACTTTCGAGTATCTAGCCGAGCAGGCGGGTTTTAAGCTATTATTCGCAGCAAATGATCTCATTTTGGTGCAAAAACCATCAGGATCTGATATAACACGCGGCCAAAGTTAG
- the yihI gene encoding Der GTPase-activating protein YihI: MAHSKKSRKANENSPKLAPRTKKNERVLSGKKKDTGNKAGSRHNKKVVGSVNGTATQKKDPRHGSKVAVKLDLPSKVVAPKKEKGPKLTDEQKLLKLEDDPRLNQLLDMLEEGRELPQDDQKWLEKQLNQIEALMERLGITEEDDLEHVMKSVTNSDDDLFDKFESGADLLKDFQNKE; encoded by the coding sequence ATGGCACACTCTAAAAAATCGCGTAAAGCTAATGAAAACTCACCTAAGTTAGCTCCCAGAACCAAGAAGAACGAACGTGTTCTTTCTGGTAAAAAGAAAGACACAGGCAATAAAGCCGGTAGCCGCCACAACAAAAAGGTTGTAGGTAGTGTAAACGGCACTGCGACTCAGAAAAAAGATCCTCGTCACGGTAGCAAAGTGGCTGTAAAACTCGATCTTCCCTCTAAGGTTGTTGCACCTAAAAAAGAGAAAGGGCCTAAGCTCACTGATGAGCAGAAGTTACTTAAATTAGAAGACGATCCAAGACTAAACCAGCTTCTTGATATGCTTGAAGAGGGACGAGAGTTACCACAAGATGATCAAAAGTGGTTAGAGAAGCAACTAAACCAGATCGAAGCACTAATGGAGCGTTTAGGCATTACCGAAGAGGATGATCTTGAGCATGTGATGAAATCAGTCACCAACAGCGATGACGATCTATTCGATAAGTTTGAATCGGGCGCTGATCTGCTTAAAGATTTCCAAAACAAAGAATAA